A genomic region of Eucalyptus grandis isolate ANBG69807.140 chromosome 5, ASM1654582v1, whole genome shotgun sequence contains the following coding sequences:
- the LOC104446519 gene encoding LOW QUALITY PROTEIN: gibberellin 2-beta-dioxygenase 6 (The sequence of the model RefSeq protein was modified relative to this genomic sequence to represent the inferred CDS: inserted 1 base in 1 codon): protein MMTPQEYQLPVIDLSQPCAKENIFRAAKKYGLLQVVNHGISRELLGNVMREAVKLFETPLETRAHSGLLNNSXPWGTSPAQFSHQVPLVKIYDPSCHGQFTSLGGVMRELAPAMFGLARTLAGVLEESLGHQGPSTLNEKCNENTCFLRLNHYPVCPLSPERFWPLPHADSDFLTILYQDQAGGLRLLKDSRFFAVKPNRDALIVSIGDLLQAWSNDVYRSVEQKVEKNREVERYSVAFSLCPSSGSQIGFCRKPSVFRKFTCGEYRKQFQEDIKRTCRKVGLPRFRQTERNISSDVSTELVFYDDPWKIRKKLTKSDLDHLSRLLLPRDCVKAHVLRWMKKEMVDQVESKKGMEVDVINEDTGDEHRLVFRYWASSGCYVLNGGWSKLFVNGGELNVGDEIGMYWDTISCKFHFTVLRKVACGTSNPAA from the exons ATGATGACACCCCAGGAGTATCAGCTCCCAGTGATAGACCTGAGTCAGCCGTGTGCAAAGGAGAACATATTCCGGGCCGCCAAAAAATATGGACTCCTCCAGGTAGTGAACCATGGGATCAGCAGGGAGCTGCTTGGGAATGTGATGAGGGAGGCGGTTAAGCTGTTCGAGACACCCCTTGAGACCAGGGCCCACTCTGGCCTCCTCAACAACT TCCCCTGGGGCACTTCCCCTGCCCAGTTCTCCCACCAGGTCCCCCTCGTGAAGATTTATGACCCCTCTTGCCACGGCCAATTCACCTCTCTCGGAGGAGTGATGAGGGAGTTGGCCCCCGCCATGTTTGGGCTAGCCAGGACGCTGGCGGGGGTCCTAGAGGAGAGCCTCGGGCATCAGGGCCCCAGCACTTTGAACGAGAAATGCAACGAGAACACGTGCTTCCTCCGGCTAAACCACTACCCGGTGTGCCCGCTCTCGCCAGAGAGGTTCTGGCCGTTGCCCCACGCGGACAGTGACTTCCTGACCATTCTCTACCAGGACCAGGCAGGAGGCCTCCGGCTCCTCAAGGACTCCCGATTCTTCGCGGTCAAGCCCAACCGGGACGCTCTCATCGTCAGCATCGGAGACCTTCTTCAG GCGTGGAGCAATGACGTGTACAGGAGTGTGGAGCAAAAGGTGGAGAAAAACAGGGAGGTGGAAAGATACTCCGTTGCTTTCTCCCTCTGCCCTTCGTCCGGCTCTCAGATCGGGTTCTGCAGAAAGCCCTCCGTCTTCAGAAAGTTCACCTGTGGTGAATACCGGAAGCAATTTCAAGAGGACATCAAAAGAACCTGCCGTAAAGTTGGTCTTCCACGTTTCAGGCAAACAG AGAGGAATATATCATCTGACGTCTCCACGGAGTTGGTGTTCTACGACGACCCGTGGAAGATCAGGAAGAAGCTAACGAAAAGCGACCTCGACCACTTGTCGCGGCTCCTGCTTCCGCGGGACTGCGTGAAGGCCCATGTGCTCCGGTGGATGAAGAAGGAGATGGTTGACCAGGTCGAGAGCAAGAAGGGGATGGAGGTCGATGTGATAAACGAGGACACAGGTGACGAGCACCGGCTCGTGTTCCGCTACTGGGCATCCTCGGGGTGCTACGTGCTGAATGGTGGCTGGAGCAAGCTGTTCGTCAATGGGGGAGAGTTGAACGTCGGGGACGAGATCGGGATGTACTGGGACACTATCTCTTGCAAGTTCCACTTTACGGTCCTTCGGAAGGTTGCTTGCGGCACAAGCAACCCGGCGGCTTGA
- the LOC104430764 gene encoding putative B3 domain-containing protein At1g78640: MEGSSSAQTLQLEFTKLQLCCPGSSSSSSPPQNAHVVTSRGLELPRKDLKRKGSSSSVVPYNNSRPVPRHEEEENIYAGFSTDLVLYEDQCKIKKKLTKSDLSAHLSRLVLPRGSVEAHVFRLMDNEMKKQVESKDGMKVVVRNADTRREHKLVFRRWGSPGTYVLNGGWHKLFVKERELEVGDEIGMFWDKYERKFFITVHRRVARGPSNAAAGVFTGKS; the protein is encoded by the exons ATGGAAGGATCGAGCTCAGCCCAAACCCTTCAGCTCGAATTCACCAAACTCCAACTCTGTTGTCCGGgtagctcctcctcctcctctccaccCCAGAATGCCCACGTGGTGACATCTCGGGGGCTTGAGCTCCCAAGGAAAGACCTGA AAAGGAAAGGATCATCAAGTAGCGTCGTCCCATACAACAACAGCAGGCCCGTTCCGAggcatgaggaagaagagaacatCTATGCTGGCTTTTCCACTGATTTGGTCCTCTACGAGGACCAGTGTAAAATCAAGAAGAAGCTAACGAAAAGCGACCTCAGTGCTCACTTGTCGCGGCTCGTGCTTCCCCGGGGCAGCGTGGAGGCCCACGTGTTCCGGTTGATGGACAATGAAATGAAGAAGCAGGTCGAGAGCAAGGATGGAATGAAGGTAGTCGTAAGGAATGCGGACACACGTAGGGAGCACAAGCTCGTGTTCCGCCGCTGGGGGTCGCCAGGGACCTACGTGCTGAACGGTGGCTGGCACAAACTGTTCGTCAAGGAGAGAGAGTTGGAGGTTGGGGACGAGATCGGCATGTTCTGGGACAAGTACGAGCGCAAGTTCTTCATCACGGTCCATCGCAGGGTTGCTCGTGGCCCAAGCAACGCGGCGGCTGGAGTTTTCACTGGAAAGTCATAG
- the LOC104446592 gene encoding gibberellin 2-beta-dioxygenase 6 translates to MAGSSSAPTRLSNVMTPQECEPPLIDLRWLSSACEAERQLCAEAICKAAADWGFFQVVYHGISSELLGKTRRELVKLFGAPFDTKAHPGLLNNSYRRGTPPAPSPARFSGPEAFHVPFMKIYDPSCYGPFTSLGGVTRELAPAMFGLARTLAVVLAESLGHHGRSTFYEKCNEKTCFLRLNYYPVCPLSPQTYQPVPHVDSDFLTVLYPDQVEGIRLHMDSRWVVVKPNRDALIVSTGDLLQAWSNDVYRSVEQKVRTKREVERYSVAFSLCPSPDSQIGSCRKPSVYRKFTFGEYREQGRRYGLPHFRLTERVDVSTDLALYEDPWKIRKKLTGSDLSPLSRLLLPAGCLQTHVFPQMDKKMLRQVNSEEGMPVVGKDVATGRKHQFVFRCWKSTGSYVLNGGWTKEFVEEKRLKVGDEIEMVWVMSSRMFHFKVLHRAAA, encoded by the exons ATGGCCGGATCGAGCTCAGCCCCAACCCGTCTGTCCAACGTAATGACACCCCAGGAGTGTGAGCCCCCATTGATAGACCTGCGTTGGCTGAGCAGTGCGTGTGAGGCAGAGCGGCAGTTGTGTGCGGAGGCCATATGCAAGGCGGCCGCAGACTGGGGATTCTTCCAGGTGGTGTACCATGGGATCAGCAGTGAGCTGCTTGGGAAGACGAGGAGGGAGCTGGTTAAGCTGTTTGGAGCACCCTTCGACACCAAGGCCCACCCTGGCCTCCTCAACAACTCCTACCGCCGGGGCACTCCCCCTGCCCCCTCCCCCGCCCGATTCTCCGGGCCTGAGGCCTTCCATGTCCCCTTCATGAAGATATATGACCCCTCTTGCTACGGGCCATTTACCTCTCTCGGAGGAGTGACGAGGGAGTTGGCCCCCGCCATGTTTGGGCTAGCGAGGACACTGGCGGTGGTCCTAGCGGAGAGCCTCGGGCATCACGGCCGCAGCACGTTCTATGAGAAATGCAACGAGAAAACGTGCTTCCTCCGGTTGAACTACTACCCAGTGTGCCCGCTCTCGCCGCAGACGTACCAGCCGGTGCCCCACGTGGACAGTGACTTCCTGACCGTTCTCTATCCGGACCAGGTAGAAGGCATCCGGCTCCACATGGACTCCCGATGGGTCGTGGTCAAGCCCAACCGTGACGCTCTCATTGTCAGCACTGGAGACCTTCTTCAG GCGTGGAGCAATGACGTGTACAGGAGTGTGGAGCAAAAGGTGCGGACAAAGAGAGAAGTTGAGAGATACTCCGTTGCTTTCTCCCTCTGCCCTTCGCCCGACTCTCAGATCGGGAGCTGCAGAAAGCCCTCCGTCTACAGAAAGTTCACTTTTGGTGAATACCGGGAGCAAGGCCGTAGATATGGTCTTCCGCATTTCAGGCTAACGG AGAGGGTTGACGTCTCCACAGACTTGGCGCTCTACGAAGACCCGTGGAAGATCAGGAAAAAGCTAACGGGAAGCGACCTCAGCCCTTTGTCGCGGCTCCTGCTTCCAGCGGGCTGCCTGCAGACCCACGTGTTCCCGCAGATGGACAAGAAGATGCTGAGGCAGGTCAACAGCGAGGAGGGGATGCCGGTCGTCGGGAAAGACGTGGCCACAGGCCGCAAGCACCAGTTTGTCTTCCGCTGCTGGAAGTCGACCGGGAGCTACGTGCTGAACGGTGGCTGGACCAAGGAGTTTGTCGAGGAGAAAAGGTTGAAGGTCGGGGACGAGATCGAGATGGTCTGGGTCATGTCCTCTCGCATGTTCCACTTTAAGGTCCTTCACAGGGCCGCTGCTTGA